A genomic stretch from Sebastes fasciatus isolate fSebFas1 chromosome 23, fSebFas1.pri, whole genome shotgun sequence includes:
- the LOC141762217 gene encoding uncharacterized protein LOC141762217, with product MANGNVEIHDPFSNQNGHAGSKDCDHKSTSDTDSMENTVEFKLLMAYAKRRRTTEESPTPDTPALVNGGTDANESSSPQTPDKTEKGETKKDRKRKGLKHLRRIFGCIPSRTRDDEPYQMDPKPNDDNRSGGFTPVKEEDELKEAASRLAKLADEIQFLPPEVETDSPEDDNVERMIALLLRESGDRLNERELKNAAIAKELFWNYSFFKLLISTLLERMGLRSPNPDSPGPKAATETQIAVTCEVTSRLSDVITLPRNRLLDHGARYLQHYYSPWAQQHGGYGEAFYSEDEDDSEQN from the exons ATGGCAAACGGAAACGTGGAAATCCACGACCCCTTCTCTAACCAAAACGGCCACGCCGGCAGCAAAGACTGTGACCACAAATCTACCTCAGACACAGACAGCATGGAGAACACGGTGGAGTTCAAGCTCCTCATGGCCTACGCAAAGAGGAGACGGACCACAGAAGAGTCACCTACACCGGACACACCGGCTTTAGTAAACGGTGGCACGGACGCAAACGAATCATCCTCGCCCCAGACGCCGGACAAGACTGAGAAAGGGGAGACGAAGAAggacaggaagaggaaagggTTGAAACATCTGCGGAGAATTTTCGGCTGCATCCCATCTCGGACAAGAGACGACGAACCGTACCAAATGGATCCGAAGCCAAATGATGACAACAGATCTGGTGGTTTTACACCTG TAAAAGAAGAGGACGAGCTGAAAGAGGCAGCGAGTAGGCTGGCGAAGCTCGCTGATGAAATCCAGTTTCTTCCACCAGAAGTAGAGACGGACTCGCCGGAAG ATGATAACGTGGAGAGAATGATCGCCCTGCTGCTGAGGGAAAGTGGAGACAGACTGAACGAGAGG GAGCTGAAAAACGCTGCTATCGCCAAAGAGCTTTTTTGGAACTACAGTTTCTTCAAGCTGCTAATATCGACCCTCCTCGAGAGGATGGGCCTCAGGTCCCCCAACCCCGACTCTCCGGGGCCAAAAGCTGCTACTGAAACCCAGATCGCCGTCACCTGTGAG GTCACCAGTCGTCTGTCAGACGTGATCACGCTGCCCAGGAACCGACTGCTTGACCACGGAGCCAGATATCTGCAGCATTATTATTCACCCTGGGCGCAGCAGCATGGCGGATAC GGGGAAGCCTTTTACAGTGAGGATGAAGACGACAGTGAACAGAATTAA